CTCGGCCTCGCCAAGCCGTCGGAAGATGCGTCGCGCAAGCGTACGCACGTCGGGTTCGAGCGGCGCGGCTTCGAGCATTGCGTCGATCGATGCGTACGTTCGCTCCGGCTGCGGCGTGTCCACATGCACCTCGAATGACGTCGCCACGATCCCACTGCGATGTTTGTGCCCGCGTTCGAGGAAAACCCCTTCGAGCGGAAGCGCCGCCACCGCTCGCTCGATCACGAGCAGCGGCACGCCCAAATCGAGCAGTGCGGCGATCGTCATGTCTCCAGCGACGCCGCTGAACGCATCGAAAAACAGGATCTTGTCGACTCCGGCGCCTTGTTCGAGCAGCGGCAAGCGCACCGGATGCGTGTGCTCGTGCCCGTGCGAATGCGCGTGCGTATGGGTGTGCGTATGCTCGTGCCCGCCATGCGCGCGCGTATGCGTATGCTCGTGCGTGTGCTCGTGGTGGGCGTGTTCGTGGCCATGACCATGATCGTGCGTGTGATCGTGATCGTGGTCGTGGTCGTGTCCTGAATGCATCGCTGTTTGCTCGCTGTTGGAATTATGTCGCGTTGGCTGCATGAGCGGCGGGCGCATGCGATGCCAGAGGCATCATGCGATGAACCGCCATCGCGGCCCCGAATCCATTGCCGATGTTCACGACGACGACGCCTGCCGCGCACGATGTGAGCATCGCGAAGAGTGCGGTAAACCCGCCGAGAGCCGTTCCGTAACCGACGTTCGTTGGAACAGCAACGACCGGCGTCGACACGACACCGCCGACGACGCTCGGCAGGGCGCCTTCCATGCCCGCACACACGATCGCGGCCGACGCGCTTCGCAGTTCGTCCACGCGATGAAGCAGCCTGTGAATGCCGGCGACGCCGATGTCGTACATGCGCTTGGGTTCGAGGCCCAGGGCGTACAGCGTCTCGGCTGCTTCTTCGGCGACGGGCATGTCGCTCGTCCCGGCCGTGATCACCGCGATGGGCGCGCACGGTCGTTTGGCGGGCGCATAGACTTCGACAAACCCGGTTCGTCCGATCGTGGAATACTTGAGCGAAGGCACGAGCTTCGACACGATCGCTGCTTTGTCCGCTTCGAGGCGAGTGATGAGCACGTTCGTTTGGGCCCGGATCATTTCCTCGGCGATGCTCGAGATCTGCTCGCCGGTTTTTCCTTCGCCGAAGATGACCTCGGGGACGCCTTGCCTGAGCGCGCGATGGTGGTCGATGGTCGCAAAACCAAGGTCTTTGAAGGGCAGACCTTGCAGCGACGCGACGGCATCGTCGACGTTGATGTCGCCATCACGCACCAGTTCGAGCAGTTCACGCACGCGCCGTGGATCCATGGGCCTCCCCATAGCATGTTCGTGGAGCGAGGGGCGGCGTGGCGTGAGCGAAGGCGCCGGTAGCGGAAACGTATACGATGATGCGCCGATTGGGACGATGCGTCGGTCGAGTAAGGCAGCGGGCTAGTCCACCCACTGATGCGTTTCTTCAGGCTTGCCGGCGAAAACCGCCATGGGAACGGTCCACGTACGAGGTCGCCTTTCGCTGCGCACGTATTGACGCACGCCGTTCGTTGCGAAAAACGTTTTCATGACGTGATAAAGCTTTGGGAAGCTTTCCACGAGCCCCGGATGCAATGGCAGAAGCGTCT
The Polyangiaceae bacterium genome window above contains:
- the larB gene encoding nickel pincer cofactor biosynthesis protein LarB translates to MDPRRVRELLELVRDGDINVDDAVASLQGLPFKDLGFATIDHHRALRQGVPEVIFGEGKTGEQISSIAEEMIRAQTNVLITRLEADKAAIVSKLVPSLKYSTIGRTGFVEVYAPAKRPCAPIAVITAGTSDMPVAEEAAETLYALGLEPKRMYDIGVAGIHRLLHRVDELRSASAAIVCAGMEGALPSVVGGVVSTPVVAVPTNVGYGTALGGFTALFAMLTSCAAGVVVVNIGNGFGAAMAVHRMMPLASHAPAAHAANAT